Below is a window of Populus alba chromosome 2, ASM523922v2, whole genome shotgun sequence DNA.
CCTACCGTTTGTaaggaaagacaaaaaaaaaaaatgaagaaaccaGATCTGATCAATAGAGAAACCAGAGcaggcaataaaaaaattattgtaattcgTGTGgttgtttataaaatttaatgttaataaaatgtaaattagtgtaattaaatattaaaaaaaaattacttgttcTTTTTGCTAACATTATTATCTAGATCAATTTAACCataattttatctaaatatCTTATACATATGTTTTACTATTCATAAATCTCAATTacaatttttatcaaacaaatatcTAGATAGAACTGGCTAAACTTTAACCATACCTTTTCTTaacttgtttttgttaaatcaggaccataaaaattaatacaataccAAACCCGTCATAACCATATATAAATCTAtcacttttttcaaaaatcaataaaatagcACAAGACCTCTTTTCCTCGCTGACTCAATCAACAGATTTattcttattcaaataattaatagtgGTAGCGGTACTGAGGGTGACAGCTCTTGCATCTACCGAGGCTAAAACCATTTTTTTGCTAACGAGAATCGTAGCCCCCTCTTGTTATATCCtgtcaaatttatatttcattaattttcttttaatagttttgataataatacgttagaaataattaataaatatattaattttaaattttccaaaTGAAGAATTATCTTAATCATACAATCAAAAATACACTAAATcgatttttttcagaaataatttttagacaaaaaacTGCAGCATCGAATTCATGTGCTCTAAAAGAAGCATACAGACGCATATGATTCAGTATTATAATTGGAGATCCAAGGAGAAACTAATTTCCGAGTTAAAGTAAACTTAACCAATTATATATGCTAACGTAAACGTGGAAAAAGAGAGAAGTGTCCTGTTTGACTATAACTCCATGGCAATTTGCATCCCGCAGCTACTCCAAGAACAAGGCGCCAGTCCCTTTGACTTCGGGATCCAGGTAGGCTGGGTTTGGTGGTGTAGCGGTATAAAAGCCACCGCTACCAAACAGACAACTAGACTGGCAGATTCGAACTAAGAGTCTTCATTGAATATGAGAATGAAAATAACCTACCTTTTTAGTTGGGCGTTCGTATTGGTGCGATGCGCATGCATGCTTCTCTTGTTGCTCAGAAAGATTTTCTATGAATTAGCTCCCGGTGGCTATGTTCAGGCtcttaattcttgtttttttttttttttttgtcttgtgtACGTGTATTGTACGCATGCAGTGATCAATGTTCTTCAGAATACCAGACTGCAATGTAGCTAGACTGGCAGCTCCGAACAAAGGGTCTGTCCTTGGAAAATGGGAATAGAAAATAACTTACCCTTTTAGTGTCGCATGCTGGTGTGATGCATATGCTTCTCTTGTTGCTCAAAGAGATTGTTTATGGATTAGCTAGCTCATGGTGTCCATGTCTGTTCTTAGGGCTCTTGATTCTTGTTTTCTTGACTTTTATCTTGTGTACCTCCATTGGAACACTTACTCTTTAGTGGCTTGTTTTTAGACATTTTCTCGGTGATCAATTTGCTGGATTTCCCACGAAACAAATTGGTCATGTTGACGCACTGTACCATGTCGAAGAGGAATGATCTCTCAAATATTACACcgccattctttttatttttaatccataaatattaaaaatatagatatttaaaaaaaaattatgtcatcTTTTAACTCGgctaaaaacatgatatttagtAATCTACTACTCAGGTCTAAtgagtttttattcaaataacaaaatatatatatagataacaAAAAACACAGAGGTATGTATATATGCGATGTGAACTTTAACATGATTGTAGTGACATTGTAGTTtcgataattaaattattatattttaaataattcagtTTTAATATACTCGAGACAATTTATAAAGATAGAATAAGGCAATAACTAAGAATCCattacaaaaaaagataaacaagatttaatttgatatatatatatatatggttgttGAATCTagatgtaattttattattttaaattttagcaattATATGTGAGGTGAGTAGGAACTAAAATATTCCTTGCATGGAGTACttaagtatttaattttaattttggtgtGAATAATTTGTTTAAGATAAGATAATATGTTTAATAATCACCGATAAAATCATATCAATACGTGTGATTGTTAGAGAATTGAAGGATATTCTTGTTGAGTTAAATATTTAATGTATAGatcatactttttttatatagtaacgtattaattatcttatttttgatatatatttccACTGCTGTGTGTTTaagattttcaagttttaaatgcTAAATTCAACCTTTTATGGCTGCAAGAAAGAGACGGGGAATGTTGGTGTTGAGTTATGCTTTTAGCAATTTAATGACgcaaataaacttttttattcataaaaacatGAACGCCTATAAACATTACTGAGACGGGCAGGACCATTGAAAACTGGACCACCAATACAATGAGGCCCATGGTTTTAGTTCTCCGAGACTTTGACAGCTAAACTATAATTAAATGCCTCAAAAACAAAGTAGAATCACTGAAAACAAGGGGGAAAAAATTATTAGTCAGTTTCATGAATAGCATGTATTAATTGTTTCAATAGATGTCCTTATAtcaaaccaattttaaaaaattaaaaaaattaaattgagtgCTGCTATTTGAAGAATTTCCATCGGCCCAGGTCCAATTTACTGAACTCATGTGAAGGCAACTTCACTGCTAGTGCTCCTTTCAAACCATTCGAGGTCGATATTTTGGGCCTCGTTTTCTACAATTCGTTTAGGTAACAATAAGCCTAGGCCCAGAGGGGAAGGGCCAcccttcaaaaataaattgctCTGAAAAACACACACAACTGGCCCAGCACCAGGGACACCAAGTAGAAacccaaagaagaagaagaagaaaacgaaaGGAGTTCATATGATTTTGCTCTgtcgatttttttattctttcaaatttccataatggattttgttttagttttcaatAAAAAGCATCATCACCAGCAATAATGTGATCATGATCTGCTGAAACGAATACAAGATAGTTTCCTTTTCAATACGCACGCTTCTACTTTAGCTTCCCTTCCTAGTCTTGCAAATAAAAAGCACGAGCCTATCGCGCTGTCATGGAGAAAGGGGGCACCAGCATCACTACCTTCAGCAACTAGATTTACATGGTTCAGTGGACTCTTCACTAAAAGATTTGTTCTCTTTCAGCAACTTGGCATCCTTGCCTAAATCGACGACACGTTGAAGACAATTGAAAACGTTTCTTCTTCTGTTGAACACCCTCCCGGGCCTGGGCATCTGCAACTTCACGTGGCCGGGAATTTAAGGAAACTCCTGTCGCTCAACAAGGGTACGGTTGATTTCAAGTGAAAAGAAGTTTCCCACCACCTGTCTGGACCCGGGACTACCTGAGCTAGTGGTGGCGTGGAAAATGGATCTGCGCAAGTCACTTTGATAGTGTTGCCGTTAACAGAggaaactcttgaaaaatttcTTTTACGGAACCTGTATTTTATCATGAGAAGTCTTGATCGGTTCTTTTACATGTCTCAATTAGGAGGCCATTGAACAGAAAAAGTGGCATGGTTACGGATTGCGATGGAGCTCCACTAAATATACTATGTTATCTGAAATACttggaaagaaatgaaaataaaataaatattaatccattactatatgtatatatttggtCCAGGAAGTATTTTTGAGACTATATGCTAAGAGTTATCACGCTAGCTAGTTGATTTTCATTTAGTGATGTTTACAGTCGTAATGCACAAATTGCATGCTCGATATTGAGTTTATTTTACACTATAGATGAAAAGAAAGATTAATTGTCTGGTTCCAGAAGCTCTTGGTGAGCAATTGGACAGCCACTTTGACCAGGACATGTGAAAGTTGAAGCAATAACGGAAATTTACTTGAAAACATCGTCAGTGCAGATACGACCTCGGCcatcaaagataaaagaaaacatatctGCTTACAAAAATCTAGATAGCCCCTGCAACCATCCCACTTCTTCGAGGGTGATTGAAAACAAAGtgcaaattattaaattttaaattttttaagttaaaaattatatttttatattattttaatatgttgatattaaaaataatttttttaaaataaaaaaatatattatttttatatatttttaaataaaaaatactctgatattacaattcaaaaaaaatccttaatcaTTAACTTGAATCACAAGTTGATGTGATCATGAGCTCATAATTGTccactttcatttcttttaaacataaataaatttgaaaaatattcaaccttgtaaagaaatatattatcatgtgagttcttaaaaataattttatatttagtaaaaCTTGTACAAttccattaatttaattaaagagaaCGTGTTGTGATGGCATGGTTATTACATTTCTAAAACCGTgtcaagtttaaaataattttagagctTTAAAAAAGCCTCGTAACTCAACAAAAATTCTACAGTTCAAATCAATTCACCAGTTGTCAAATAAGGGAGAATTCAATGAACatatctcatttttttaataaatacaagaatataaagtaatataaaaaaaagaaagatgttaTATACTCATGGaaaagtttaagtttttaaaacgAACCCAccactattttatatttaatttaattaaagagaataaatatagtaaaatttaaatatttaaatattttattatcaaaattttaatatcatattaaatttaatataattttagagttttaaaaaaaactttgtaacTCAACAAAAATTTTACAATCCAAATCAATTCACAAGTTGTGAAAGACGGGCTTCAAGTAAGGGAGAATTTAATGAACATATCCCATGTTTTGAATAAATACAAGAATATAAGTtaagtaatataaaaataataaggttaCAATATACTCATCACATAAATTAAGtttctaaatatataaatttgtataaCCCgctactattttatatttaatttaattaaaaagaataaatatagtgaattttaaacattcaaaaattttattatcaaaattttaatatcatattaaatttaatataatattagagcttaaaaaaatttaataaatatgtcaggattttctttttgaagtgcccaattcataaagaaaatatacaGCCAAAAAAATGGGTTCCCCTTAGGCTAGCTGTGCAAAGCGCCTGATTTCTCCAGCCGCCCATTAATTAGTGCTTACGAGGGTGGCGATCGCTGAGCAGCGACAAAATTTTGAAGTGCTCCGGCATCTGGAACACATCGTTGTCCTTCTTCTTTAACACGATAACGTTGAGGTAGATAGAGCGGCAACACATAAATCTACAGTTGTAGATGCTTATTTGCATGGCTGCCGCCCCATTTAACTCAAGTAATGATATCTTAGGTCACTTGATCATGATTAGGCTAATAAGTTGATAATTAGGCCATGGCACCTACAACTTATTTAACCTTTTCTATTCAGTGAATAACCCCTCTCCTCGATTatatgaggggaaaaaaaaaataacttgttaaaattacaattaattttataaaaaaaataaaaaaaaaaccacgatattttattttatcaaatctaatattaaaaattacaatcatgaaaataaataaattaaatctataaaattaagataactttatataaaacaaatttgaaaaaaaataaaaagcttaatttcaaaataatataatattaaaaaataaaattaaaaaaaaataacataaaaaaaaaaaaagttgaattgtataaaattaataacattgtCGCTTAAAAAAATTGGTCATTTTCCTGACCCcttctccatatatatatatataaaaaaaaaactaaccatcCCAGACGAGTGGAAATGGAAAGGTACGATCTTCGTACCCCAAGAAATGGATGCAAAGTTTACAGTATGAAGTGATGGCACCACCGAATGGCCATTGTTGATCTGAGGACCCCGAAGAACACGCACCTACCGGCTACCGTACTTTCATTAGCACATTACGGGCATGTGGGTGAATCAGTGGCTAGATTTCTACTGGGGAGGGAGTGGGAGTTGTCCAATCGGAAGCCAGCGGTGACCGGGACTCGGTAGACTTGAATTGTTGGTCGTGCCGATCATGATGCGCCATAGctgggattttttttagtaaattctAAATCAGTCCTGATAGTTTTGTTAAATAGATTGAGTACAATCTcttgtttcaaaaataattaattagtccttGCATTTGTAAATCTATTtatagcttgatttttttttagtaagaaaattataaatatgagcacaaaaaatataacagtatCTAAGATTTTTGGGaccataaaaattatacacGTGTAGATCACAGCAAAATTAGAGATTAAACACCACATACCTTATTATCTACCATTATGATCAATCCTGCTTAAAAAGGACCATGTGTAGTTTTAACTAGTTGTGTAGCCGAGTTACGTCCCGAGGCCATTTCTgtgataaaaaaagatattcaaatagtgcaaaaaaatttaaaaaagaaattttttttttcatataatagaCTATATTGgatcaaataaattgattttattttaatcaagtgataaaaaaataaataatgacaacagatgaaacaaattaaaataataataataacaacaacttggtaaaaaatatttttgtaaaatagaacAAATAATATAGCGCAATTCTTAACCTATTAAATATAGAAGTAtgaaattggttaaaaaaagaataataaaaacccAGCTCAATTCAATCTAAACTAACATAACGAACTTGTAATTCAAGGAATAAGGGACAAGCTAACCCGCTAAACCTGCAATTTAGgtcataaaatcaagataactcaatagaaaaaaaaaacataagaaatcaCAAAGGTGAAAAGAACATAAGTAAAAAACAGATGTCAACCAtcgttaacttttcaaactcatgatccAGGACCATCGTTAACttggaaaaataatatcaattacataaaataaataaaaaaaatacaaattaaaagaatgataattaaaattgaaatacaaaataaaattaatttttgattgaagggtaaaattaaaaagaaaaattaattgaacaaaaaaacaataaaaagaacgaggatcaaaattaaaataaaaaataattttttttatttgaacggtgaaattgaaaacaaaaaaataacaactaaaaaaataattaaaaaaataagaatcaaattaaaaaaataatatatggcaaattaggattgaatgatgaatttttttaaaaaaaaatacttcaatattttatttatttattatatttcttatttagtCAAATAACAAATTGTCTTTTAGCTGacacaataataacaaaaaaaaaaaactattggtcTTGAGaccaatcttattttttttgctttcaaaaatatttagattgttttattatgctttttgtctttttattttatatatctgGTTAAATACAAGatcatattaaacaaaaaaaatttattttaaaatttgcacaaacttattattattttgtacttCATTGTATTAATTTagttaaagaaaatgaaattagtGAGGTCTGAATCATTGCCGCttgattattaactttaataatatcttttttcttcactcttaattggttaaattaaattaatttacctGTCATCTTCAATTTGATAATAGAAGGGCTCTACTGCGTCCACATCAATACCATATTAATTAGTAATTGTGACACTGACTTCGGTGGTTTGTGCATTCAGAGGAGCTCTCTTCCGACGATAAGAAACAAGATAGAACATGATGTTGTCTTGAatgcaaaccaaaaaaacttgaagagctaCACAGCATCATCACGTCACAGACAATAGAAAGTGgcacatataaatttattaggatAAATCCTACTGCGATGTGTAAGTGGGTCACTTTCTGGTTTTAGTTTTTACGTTAATGTCTAGAATAATGATaaacattgtgttttaaaatgtttttttattaaaaaatatatcaaaataattttttttaatttatttttaataaccacacatcaaaataatttataaatattaaaaaaataaaaacaaggtacgttaagatatgattttatatattaattaattttaaagcttgatgtttaggttttttcatttcttagaagctaaaaaatttttgaaaaaattaattttaaaagagacTATTTGGGTGCTAACACTCATGGGCTTCTGGTATGTGCCATATAGCTCTTTAATTTGATGCTTTGCTAGGCAGCAccaacccttttcttttcttgggttGGTTCCGAGTCTCTTTTGCCTATTATGATTTTGTTAGCTctgttgttgttgcttttgcttttgctatTGCTGTGACAATTTCAATTCATGTACTCTTTTTCACTAATTTggcttacacacacacacgtctAAGTTTagcttgaaataaaaatataattgatcaccaaattaaattttttgacctCGACAAGAAAATATAGAAAGAAAGGCATTTAGTCAATAGTCACCAACTTTTAATCAGATTGGCTAGCCAATCAGTAGATAAAAAGACTTTTAACCATGAACATTCCCGACTCTTTTGGGACCTAGAGTTCTGATATTGCTATTACATGTTTTCAAAGTATTAGAACAATAATTAATgatgtttaatttattatataaagagCACTCAAACATACAATATGTTTAAGGAAGGCCTAgagttaataaaaatttaaaactgtaagtatacaaaataaaaactcatggTAAACATGctttcaacataaatataataatataattatagcatacaaaataaaacacataatcAAACTTACAATTGATATTAGATTAAAATCCTAGCAtgaatactaataataaaaatatttatatatcaaaagtGTTGCGAAAAGACCATCCTCCACATTAAAGTAACAGAAGGTACACTTGTGTTGTTCAAGGTGTTCCACTAGGATCACTAAGCTCACTAAAACGAACCCTACGTTAAGATAAATGGAGTTTTGCATGTTTCAGTGCATTACTCCATGtaagtgtgatttttttttttttgttaatagtcgAAATATGTAAGTGTGATTTGAAATGTGAAGGCCTGTGTCCACTTTGAAGCTACGCACAAATTACTGTCTTTTCACTTTACATCCCAAGCCATCGATCCTTGCTATTATAAATAGCTGCTCCTCTCCCCACCCTAGCCATTCAACaatcaagttaatattttttatcaaggagagaaaaaaaaatagtagagtTATCGCCTCCTAATAATGGGTTCAACTGTAATTCCTATTTCAGATGGAGATCAGGGATTCGCTGATctcaaagagaaaaggaaattcCAAGTTTCTCTAAGTCCTATCGTTTCTTTTGTCCAGAAAAATAAGGACAgcataaagaaaattattcacTGTATCAAAGTTGGAAGTGCTCTGGTTTTGGTTTCTCTTGTCTACTTCGTTGACCCTCTCTGCAAGGAAGTTGGAGACGATAATGCGATGTGGGCTATAATGACTGTTGTTGTCATCTTTGAGTTCCACGCAGGTTGGTCCATGCCATAGATATAGTATATAGTATTAATTTgcttaaactttaatatttggtAATTAATGAATGCATGCTACGTGCTccaaataaacttttatttcatCACACGTGCATTTCAGGAGCTACGCTTGGCAAGGGATTCTATCGAGGAATTGGGACTGTTTTAGGAGGCGGGTTGGGATGTTTAGCGGCAATTTTAGGGGAACAAGTTGGTGGAATCGGCAACCCTTTTATCGTTGgtgtttctctctttatttttggtAACGTTTTCATCATTCCCAGAATTCAatatcagcaaaaaaaaaaaaaaattcaaattcaaatcagcaatcaatcaaagaaagaagagaagaatatTGCGGCgacaatcattgtttttttttctttaacaataaAGTTTTTGAGGCCAACACAGTTTCAAGAGTTTTggtaatattttcaaacattttaACTGTTTTTATAATTTCCATAATACCGTGTCAAAGGTGAgtataatatttatcttttattgccGAACCagtcatttaaattattttgagactGATCGCTCAATATTGACCGTGGATCAGGCGGGGCAGCAACATATGCTAGACTGATTCCAAACATTAAGAAGAGATATGACTATGGAGTAATGATATTCATCCTCACATTCAATCTGGTCTCGGTATCCGGTTTACGTGAAGAAAACGTCATGGAAATAGCTCGTGAACGTCTCATGATGATTGTTATGGGCTTCGCTATCTGCATTTGcacaaccttattttttttccccgcGTGGGCTAGTGATGAGATTCATAATTCTATGGTCTCCAGATTCGAAGACCTTGCAAGCTCCATCGAAGGTTGGCAATTCAACagattaattaagaattcaAGCAGatcagtttttatatttttactgttttGCAGGATGCGTAGAGGAGTTTTTCAGATTAGCCGGCGACAAGGAAAACCAGTCAGTTCATCCAATTGCTAGTTTCAGGAACTGCATATCAGTGCTAAACTCCAAGGCAAAGGATGAATCCTTGGTATAATTTTCTCACCTCAATTCACTGACTTGTGCTGCCTATTTATCTGCAGGATTGTcctgagtaattttttttccccatgttTCCTGCTATCTCTTTTGCTCAagcattcaataaaaatatggagtctggtgtttttaggttaattttgcAAAATGGGAACCGTGGCATGGAAAATTTGGGCTGTTCCACCCTTGGGagaaataccaaaaaattgGCGAGGTTCTTAGAGAAGTTGCTGCCATCATACTTTCACTCAAGGGTTCTCTTAATTCTTCCAAAgaggtaatatatatatatatatactgacttttctttcaatttttccatTTAAGTTGCTGAAATCTGTTGACCTAAACCATGGAAATTGTGTTATCATAGCCCCTGCAAGCTTTGAGGGAGTCAATCAAAGAACCTTGTGAGGCAGCCAGCTCATCACTTGCATGGACTCTGAGAGAGCTGGGAGAGAGCATCAAGAAAATGAGACGGTGCCAGTCAGAGCCTTTCATAGTGCCAAGGTTAAAATTAGCAAGACAAGGGCTTAGTCAGGTCATGTCTCCTTTCAAACTAGGAAAACATGATACAGCTGAGGGACTTGCAATAGCATGCTTTGTGTTCTCACTGATGGAGCTGGCAGAGAAGCTGGAAGGTTTAGCCAAGGAGGTGGAAGAGCTTGGAGAACTTGCTGGTTTCAACCCAAGCTAAATTTCCAAGTGATCGATAATATGGCGCGCAACCATTTTCCAAGTCTTTGGCTTGGccaatatatatatctatatgcTTAATAAAAGAGGTCTAAAatgcccccccccccaaaaaaaaaaaaaaaaaaaaaagtctcgttgacatataattttattgagaAAACGGTAGCGATCACTTGATCAGACGATGTTCTCATAAGATCTGGATCCATGTAATAAAATCAGAGTTTTGATATTCATACCCTATTAGATAATTATATCCATGATGTGTAGCTATGCCCTCAAAGCTGATCAAGAAACcagttttattgaaattttagacGGCCCTTGAAGTGAAAAAGTTTCTTTTTGcgttttaaattatgtttggatatattttgaaaatgtatttagcttaaaaaatattaaactattttttaagtgtttttctaataattttaatgtgttaatgtgaaaaaaaaactatattttttaagttgaaaacaCTATTAAAAAACACTCTATCATAATATAAACACATTTAGACGTTATTTGGGACTGTGTTTCAAAAAGCgtttcataaatatttaattttttcataattttagattattttaatatgttaatgttaaattttaaaagaaatatatattttaatatatttaaaaaaaacactttaaaaaataatcattacaatattttaaaaaaaaaataaaaagaattgagctatttataaaaaaaaaaaaaaaaaaaaaaaatggtacaAAGCTATCTTATTAAGCAAACAGAGATGCATGGGTCCAATGGCGAATCTTCCAGCCCACGATCCACCTCTAAAACCAGAGGCCATGGGAGTTGTACTATAAAGTATAAACTCGGCCGAGAAGCACTTAAAGATTAAGGCAAGACAATTTGGGGCTTAGAAAAAGGTTGTTTTACAACTAGCCGACAGCATCACTAGCTTTGTTTTACTTTATAGTCAAATAGTTGGAACTTGAAAGCCCACTTAAGCCCTGGTGGCAGAGAAACAAACAACCTGCGAACCACAGGAGAGTCAGTGACGCTCATGACCCACCGGAACAAAAGATATACACTTTCCAGATCAGAACTACCCACCGGTGTGCCTGCGTCTTCTTAATGTGAAAAGTCTGAAGTCTTTTTCCTGCTGGGCTTGTCTGTGTAAGAAGTTAAGAAGAGGGTAGCATTCCTAAATGTCAGACAAAGGCCGATGACATGAAATAAAGAACGCCGCCATGGATGGAACAAAGGCGGCCCTTAAAAGGACTCTAATGAATACAGGTgacatcataattttaaaacccgtTTTGACTCGGCAGGTCGATCCGAAACCGGTCCGACCCAAgacagattgaaaaaaaaaaaaaatccaatataatCTGATTGACCATGTAGGCTGATCTGACGACCCAGTTGACCTGGTAAAACCCGACTACaaaccaattaatttttatttttttttattaaaataatatcattttgattttataaaaaaaaaatttaccctgCCAACCTGGTCAAAATCCGAAACTCAAGTCTTGAATCAAGTTGGCCACCGAATCAAATCTTAAAACTAATGGGTGGCATCATCTCTCAACTTCTTTTCTAAAGTCATACCATAGCTAGAAGCCTAAAATCTATATTACCAACATTTATGCACCGACGCACGCGTGCAAGCACATGTcagctatttttaaaaaatatttattataaagtaTAGTAAAAATATGCTCTTAACcctatttaataataataataaaaaccctAGAACAAagttaaagcattttttttttacttca
It encodes the following:
- the LOC118049214 gene encoding aluminum-activated malate transporter 2 is translated as MGSTVIPISDGDQGFADLKEKRKFQVSLSPIVSFVQKNKDSIKKIIHCIKVGSALVLVSLVYFVDPLCKEVGDDNAMWAIMTVVVIFEFHAGATLGKGFYRGIGTVLGGGLGCLAAILGEQVGGIGNPFIVGVSLFIFGGAATYARLIPNIKKRYDYGVMIFILTFNLVSVSGLREENVMEIARERLMMIVMGFAICICTTLFFFPAWASDEIHNSMVSRFEDLASSIEGCVEEFFRLAGDKENQSVHPIASFRNCISVLNSKAKDESLVNFAKWEPWHGKFGLFHPWEKYQKIGEVLREVAAIILSLKGSLNSSKEPLQALRESIKEPCEAASSSLAWTLRELGESIKKMRRCQSEPFIVPRLKLARQGLSQVMSPFKLGKHDTAEGLAIACFVFSLMELAEKLEGLAKEVEELGELAGFNPS